The genomic region CGAAGGCCAACTTCAAAATCTCGCTCCGCGAGCTGCCCGATCTGGGCCGGTTTCGCGTGACGATCAAGGCCGCCAAATATGACGACGGCCTGCTGCTCGATCCCGGCGCCGCCAGCAGCGATGCGTCGTCGCCCGGGGCTGTCGCGGTCGAAGATCTCACGCAGCCGCAAACGGTCGCGATCGAATCGGCGGGCATCTATCAGGTCGATGCGCAATTGAAGACGAACGGCGCCGAATCAATGGAGGGCCGGGCGCCCCCGCCCGGCGCGGCAGTCACGGGCGAGGGCGCCCGTGCCTCCATGAAGCCGCAGGTCCTGACGCTCAGCCTGGGCCAGCGGCGCTTTTCCGGAACGCTTCATCAACCGGCGTTTCTGCTCGTCCGATTACCGGCCGGTCCGCTGGCTGTGGCCGCTGAATACGGCGGCAAGCCGGCGCCGTTGCGCATCCTCTTCACGCCCTTGGAGGAAACGCACGAGCTGGCCCGACGCTTCGCGATCTTCGAAAACCGCTCGCCGCGAATCGGCGTTCATCTCGGCTTGCGGCGCGATTGCGGCAGCACGCTCGCGCCGGTCGGCGATGCGCAAACGGCGGCGTCCTCGGAGCTGAAGGACTACGTGTTCGAAGGCGCCATCGCCAACTTTCCCAGCCCCGACGTGGAGAAAGACAACGTCAACTACCTGGCCGGCATCCGCGAAATCGGCGTCCGTAGCGAATACACCGACGGCCGCGACATGCCGCGGTTGCTCGTCCGTTCCGTGGACTTCGAAGGGCCGTTCTATGACGCCTGGCCGCCGGCCACGCACGGCAACATCTTTATTGACTCGGAACACAAATCCGAGCCGGCCGTCTACGCGGGCGAAATCCTGCGTTCGTTCGCCACGCGGGCCTTCCGCCGGCCAGTCTCAGAGCAGGAACAAGCGGCGCTGTTCGCCGTGTGGCAAGATTCGTTCGCGCGGACGAACGAATTCCGGCAAAGCGTCAAAGACGCGCTGCTGGTCGCGCTGACTTCACCGCAATTCCTGTTCCTGATCGAAAACAGCAAGAGCCCCGAGGCAGAGCCTCTCGACCCGTTCGAGTTGGCCTCGAAACTCTCTTATTTCCTCTGGAACACGACGCCCGACGAGCGGCTGCTGTCGCTGGCCGCAGCCGGGCGGTTGCACGATTCGCTCGACGCCGAGACCGAACGCATGATCCAGGACCCGCGGTTCGACCAGTTCGCCCGCGAGTTCGCTTCGCAGTGGCTGAACCTCGACAAGCTCGACGTCGTCGAGACCGATCGCCAGCGTTATCCGAGGCTGACCCGCCACGCCAAGACGCACTTGCGGCAAGAGCCGGTGGAGTTTCTCGCGCATCTCGTGCGTCACAATCTCCCGCTTAAAAACCTCGTGCAATCCGACTTCATCGTGGCCGACGAGGTCGTCGCCAGCTACTACGGCCTGGCCGATCGCACCGAGCGCGGCTTCGAGTTCGTGGAGATCAAACACGAGCATGCGAACCTGGGCGGCGTGCTGGCCCAGGCCGGAATTCTCGCGGGACTGTCGGACGGCCGGGAAGCGAACCCCGTCAAACGCGGCGCCTGGCTGGCGCGGAAGATCATCGCCGAGCCGCCCGACGATCCGCCGCCCAACGTGCCCGTTCTGCCGCAGGACGACGGCGCGCAGCTCACGCTCCGCCAGAAGCTCGAACGGCATCGTAATCAGGAAGGCTGCGCCAAGTGTCATTCAGGCATCGACCCCTGGGGGCTGCCGTTGGAGCAGTTCGACGCCGGCGGGCTGTTCAAGAGCGGGCAAGCGGTCGACGCCCGATCGACGCTGCCCGACGGCACGGAGATCGCCGACGCCCGCGGCTTGCGCGAGTACCTGGCCGAAGAGCGGCTCGATCAGGTGGCGTTCAGCTTTCTCAAGCACCTGGCCGGCTACGCCGCGGGCCGCAGCCTGAGCTACCAGGAACTTGAATTCCTCAAGGAAGAGGGGCTAAAATCAAAGCCCGCCGGTTACCGCCTGCAAGACCTCATCCGGTTCGTCGTTCAAAGCGAGTTGTTCCTGGAGAAGTAGCGGTCTGCACGCTGCCGATATCTTTATTAACGAGGAATGCTTGTGCCTGCACCCGCGAAGCTCGATCGTCGTTCCGTGCTCAAAGGCTTGGCCGGCGTTTCGTTGGCGCTGCCCGTGTTGGACGCGATGGGCGACGAGGTTGCAGGGCAGATTCCCCGGCGATTCTGCGCCCTCTACACGGCCAACGGCATGTCGCTGCCGAGGCCGCAGCACGCGATCGACGACTGGAGCTGGTTCCCGAGGGCCGAGCAGAACGGCCAGTTCGTGTTCGGCAAATCGACCGAACCGCTGG from Pirellulales bacterium harbors:
- a CDS encoding DUF1592 domain-containing protein → MAHAHSHSTSKFRFAFAVLATANLLFIFQIANTLAQNAPAAEEAAAGQVAAIQQRFQTQIQPLIQKHCLRCHNLDKMKSGIRVDHLDGSLEGRRAFLWKAIREQLTDETMPPEDEPQPTADERQLLAGWIDDALVMVRSRKQAKNGSVRRLTVSQYRNTLRDLLAIEDDLTEVLPPDAVSKEGFLNNGRTMLLSPLLVEAYFSIAEKALDRSIVDEASPPEIQNFRMDLGEKINPEPCPDKLILGALSHLLKNDDFKVAQLQPTKPFAYQPFVMRSKYRFIEGYQGNDTVRGWREYDSIYHAVFACMRGSDGYPKGLAYQTVPEGLLLRPAIPSDELFQVDSTYGPKANFKISLRELPDLGRFRVTIKAAKYDDGLLLDPGAASSDASSPGAVAVEDLTQPQTVAIESAGIYQVDAQLKTNGAESMEGRAPPPGAAVTGEGARASMKPQVLTLSLGQRRFSGTLHQPAFLLVRLPAGPLAVAAEYGGKPAPLRILFTPLEETHELARRFAIFENRSPRIGVHLGLRRDCGSTLAPVGDAQTAASSELKDYVFEGAIANFPSPDVEKDNVNYLAGIREIGVRSEYTDGRDMPRLLVRSVDFEGPFYDAWPPATHGNIFIDSEHKSEPAVYAGEILRSFATRAFRRPVSEQEQAALFAVWQDSFARTNEFRQSVKDALLVALTSPQFLFLIENSKSPEAEPLDPFELASKLSYFLWNTTPDERLLSLAAAGRLHDSLDAETERMIQDPRFDQFAREFASQWLNLDKLDVVETDRQRYPRLTRHAKTHLRQEPVEFLAHLVRHNLPLKNLVQSDFIVADEVVASYYGLADRTERGFEFVEIKHEHANLGGVLAQAGILAGLSDGREANPVKRGAWLARKIIAEPPDDPPPNVPVLPQDDGAQLTLRQKLERHRNQEGCAKCHSGIDPWGLPLEQFDAGGLFKSGQAVDARSTLPDGTEIADARGLREYLAEERLDQVAFSFLKHLAGYAAGRSLSYQELEFLKEEGLKSKPAGYRLQDLIRFVVQSELFLEK